The Lolium rigidum isolate FL_2022 chromosome 2, APGP_CSIRO_Lrig_0.1, whole genome shotgun sequence genomic interval AAACTCGTTGAGCCTGACGAGTTGAATCCTTTGCTGTTGGATGTGGCTAATTGCTTGCTGTTTAATCCAGAAATTTGACTTCGCGTGATGTACGGATTTAGAATCGCTTGCTGCTCAATGCTACTAGTCAGTAGTCTGAACTACGAGTCTGCGACAATGCAGTTCGAACATGGATGAGGGGATTGAGGGCTGACGGGGTGAGTCTGGTGGTCtttttgtgaaatgtgaattggCCCGGTTGGTTTCTATGAAAACATCTTCACAGTGACGGTGGTGGGATGTGCTGTTTGATCGAGCCGTTCGTACACAATCCAACCGTCCACCTTAGAAATTTTCAGATTTGCAGAATCTGTCCATTTGCACACGATACGTCCCCCTCGTAGGAGGCCGAGATCCGAGTGTCCATTGGAGAGAGCCGCAGGTAGTGGCAAAACCAGTGCTACGGTGGCTGCCTTGCGCACGGCGCCGAGAGGACACTATCGGTCGATGAAAGGAGAAGAGATGATTTTGTGAGTGTGGCCAATCAGGTATTTTGGTCAATTAGGGaattttagaagaaaaaaaataacTAGCCTCATACAACATATATTACAATGTCACAAAATTGTAGATCCAAATTGACCACACAACTCAAGGAAAAGAAGATAAATTATATCGTGAACTTTACTATCAGATTTGAAGTTAACATCATTTACAGCATGTTTCGTCTTTTTATCAAGTTGTGGATCGAATTCCGTTTTAAAACTATGTAGGATTGTTGATATGTATCATTCATCTATATTACATAATGTTTTCACCCACGAAAATCAcgccgaggtatataaactagaATTATGCCAAAAAAAAAGTATAATGACCTATGTGGATTGCATGATTATGAAACGAATGAATAGGAGAACCACATGAATAGAAAAAAAGCACATGTGTGTGCAAAAACAGAGGATTGTAAAAATCCACGGCGGTCGTCGTCGGGTCGCAGCGGCCGCCCCTGCCCCGCTATGGCTGCTATTTCGCCAGCTCGTCCACGCCCTCCGCCGCCTGCACAAGCTCCGCCAGCTCCGTCCCATGGAGATTTCTATCACTCTCATCCCGCTCCTTTCTATCAGAGGGCCTAGAAATGTGGGGCAGTTTGAACAACCAACCTTTGCAAACCTCTTCCGTTGCTTGCCAATCCATATGCCCCACCCATCATCGAAATGACCCATGACTCTCGCCCCACCCGTCATAGACCGTATGGGACACCCCGCGCTCAGCTCCCCCACTTGTCATGCATCGATAAAGGGAAGAGTCTCTTTGTATGaaacttttttttgttaaaaGGAGCATGTGCCAAATGTTTTACACCAAGGGAAAGAGGTCAAAATAGGGATGCCAAAATTCAAAATTATGCCTCCAACCGAGAAAATTCTTCCAACTATCAGGAACGCCATGAACCCATGTGTGAAGCACTATTGCCATTGGCAGGCGTTGTTGTGGCACATCTTTTTCAAGAGGTGAACATATAGCACCAGATTGTACAAGACATTATTGCTTCCAACAAGTTACTGGAACAGAGGAGCATGAGCGTGCGGCCCCGAGGAGTGCAAAATGTTATGGTGGGAGCTATGTAGGTGGGCTGCTCGCTAAAGCATGTTTTGGATCATAAAGAGTAGCGAACGACTGTCAAAAATTTGTAGGTAAAGAGAGCCCCTAAAAGATGAAGAGATTGAGAGTTTATGGTGAATATGAGGAAAATGAGGTTGTTATTATGATCGAGGGGCATCCCGCTTTGGATTAGCGATTGGATGATGAAATACAGCCGAAAAACACGCCCTCTACGACACATAAGTCACCGATTGAACATGGCTAATGAAGCCAACTCATAAGCGAGACAACAAATCCTGTAGAAAGTCAAGATGTNNNNNNNNNNNNNNNNNNNNNNNNNNNNNNNNNNNNNNNNNNNNNNNNNNNNNNNNNNNNNNNNNNNNNNNNNNNNNNNNNNNNNNNNNNNNNNNNNNNNattgtcgattaggcaacgacatgtGTAGAACATAGTGAAACGTCGAACATGAAATCtagatcttagaaagagcgatAACCCCCAAAACCCACCAGAAAACTAATAAATACGGTTTTCTCAGAAAGGAAGTAAATATAGATCTGGCTTGTGTGGTAAACTCTTGCCATCTAGGGTTTCACTCCAAACCTTCCGCCGCAAATCACAACCTTGGAGATGTCTATCCCTCTCTCATCATCCTCCTTCCTACCAGAGGGCCTAGAAATCTGGAGCAATTTGAAACAAACAACCACTTCAAAGCCCTTCCCTTGCTCGCCAATCCACATGCCCCACCCATCATCCATATGACATGCGGCTTTGACCCCACCCGTCATAGACCATATGGACCACCCTACGGTTGCCTCTCCCACCTGTCATGCACGAGAAAGGGAAGAGTCTCTTTGTCTGAAACTTTTTGTCAAAAGGGGACATGCGCAAACTGTTTTACACCAAGGAGATCAAAAGAGGGATGCCAAAATTGCAAATTATGCCTCAAATCGACAAAACTGATTTTCCGCTGAATATGTGATTTTGTTATCCCTGTCAAGGAGCATCCACATTGTATTAGCGACCAGATGAGGAAAGACAACTGAAAAAACACACCGTATACAACATAGAAAGCAGAAAATGAATAGAGCTATTGGTCCACCTCATAGCCGAGACAACAAATCTTGTAGAGAGTCAAGACGCCTCGAGCTGTTGGGTCGAGgccaaaacaataaaacaagttagTGTCACATGTGGATCGACTATTTAGCTAGACAAAAGTTTGCAGGCAAAGAGTTCCTATAAAATGAATTCGGTCGAGAGTTTCGGGTGAATACGGGGCAAATGAAGCTATTATTCCGGTGTAGGGGCATCCCACGTTGGATTAGTAGTCGGATGAGGAAAGACAACCAGAAAAATGCAGCATGAGATACATAAAGCATAGAATGAGTAGAGCTAATGAAGCCACCTCATAATCGAGACAACATATTTTGTAGAGTCAAGACGCCTCGTGTTGTTGGGTCGTGGCCAAAACAACAAAACAAGTTAGTGTCACATATGGCTTGATTATCTAGCTAGATAAAATGCAAAGCTTTTCCTAGTTGCAtatcacaatatcatgcaaaaaaTAGAACACAAGAACCATGAAAATACGTAGGGCGTGAAGAATGTGAGACAGATTTTAGAGGATGCTGAGGAAGATGAAAATGGAGAGAAATAGGAAAGAGAGTTTGGGAGGCAAGAGGGCCTAAAAATCAGGGGGCAGCCGGAAACAAACCACCACCACATTCCTCTCTTCCCGCACGCCAAACCTCCAGCCCCACCTGTCATGGAGACAACCCTGCCTTTCCGGCCCCACCTGTCATCCAGCGTACCGGTCGCCTCATCCCCACGCGCGGCCCGCCACGTGGCAGCACCGGACGCAGCCTCCCCTCCCCGCTCCGCTTCCTTGCTCTCGTCTCTATTAAACCAAAACAAACCCAAACCAATCCGCCTCCTCTCCCCATCGCACGCACGCGCACACCAATCTCCCGAGCTCGCGCTCTCGCTGGCCAAGATCCATGGCGGCTGCGAGCGGACACGGCGtcgtgacggcggaggaggagttcAGCGAGCGCGAGCTGGAGGTGGCCGCCATTCTCGCTGACCTGCCGTCCATCGTGCgggcgcagcgccgccgccaccgccgcctcgagaagcagcagcagctgcaacaacaacagcagcggCCAGAGATCCCCACCTGGGGCCGGCGCCGCCCGAGGAAGGCTCctccggcgctaccggcggcggagaAGCCCGCGGCGGCCGCTGCCGAAGACGACCATGGTAGGAGGGACGGCGCCGCCAGCCCGGACACCCCGCTCGCCTTCCCCGACGACCACCACGACGCCGAGGACAAGGCGGCGGCGCACGAGGAGGTGAGATCTGCCGCCCCTTGGCCAATTCCGTTCTCTTCGATTTCGATTTCCGCTGGTCGTTGACGTGCTCCTCTGCCTCTGTTCCAGTGGGCGCAGCAGCAGCGCGGCGTGGTCGCGAGCTTGTCCCACGAAAACGCCCATCTGCTAAAGGTTCGTGCGTGGCCTCTTGGTTCCTTTCGAGCTGTTTTTGTTCCTTTGTCGTCATCAATCCCGTGACGTCCCATCTTCTCTCTTGCACTGCTTCCTGGATTGGCCAGCGAAAGCAGTTCCCGATTTAGCCAATCTTGATCGGAAATTACTGTTCTACTCCTAACTAACACTGTTCCCTCTCCTCGTCGGGGACAATTTCTTGAAACCGAACAGCAGATCGAGGAGTTCAGAGCCCGGCTGGAGACCTCGCGGAGCACCAACGAGAGCCTCAACCAGATGCAGCAGAGCAAGGTGACCACCAGTTCCCCTGTTTCCCCTCCTCTGAATCTCTCTGCTCCAGTCGATCGGTCAGTCGATCCGGTTAATTTGGCTGTTACAGTAGTACAGTGAATTTTCTTGCGCGGCAATCCTTCGTTGAGCTGGAAAGactgggtatttctttcctgttaCGCTCGATTCGATCCGCCATTGACCCTGCCGTGTTCTTGCTCTATGTTTCCTTTCCTGGATTGGGGCCTCGTGTCTCGCTAACTGCCTGCGCGAACTTGGAaagaaagcgaggctaacgcgggCGCCACGTGTCACTGTTTTGCAGCACAAGAAGCGGCACCGGCAGCCATCTTCGGAGGAAGACGAGGAGCGGAGGAGGCCGAATCTGCAGGCGCGCATCGTCG includes:
- the LOC124686080 gene encoding uncharacterized protein LOC124686080 isoform X1; protein product: MAAASGHGVVTAEEEFSERELEVAAILADLPSIVRAQRRRHRRLEKQQQLQQQQQRPEIPTWGRRRPRKAPPALPAAEKPAAAAAEDDHGRRDGAASPDTPLAFPDDHHDAEDKAAAHEEWAQQQRGVVASLSHENAHLLKQIEEFRARLETSRSTNESLNQMQQSKHKKRHRQPSSEEDEERRRPNLQARIVAAVADRPALDLNEPAEADAEDAKPQAVAAQWFHLGHQHQQQQLVQQKAAMTAAARRRRREIRRAKASASGATRTRRPG
- the LOC124686080 gene encoding uncharacterized protein LOC124686080 isoform X2, with protein sequence MAAASGHGVVTAEEEFSERELEVAAILADLPSIVRAQRRRHRRLEKQQQLQQQQQRPEIPTWGRRRPRKAPPALPAAEKPAAAAAEDDHGRRDGAASPDTPLAFPDDHHDAEDKAAAHEEWAQQQRGVVASLSHENAHLLKIEEFRARLETSRSTNESLNQMQQSKHKKRHRQPSSEEDEERRRPNLQARIVAAVADRPALDLNEPAEADAEDAKPQAVAAQWFHLGHQHQQQQLVQQKAAMTAAARRRRREIRRAKASASGATRTRRPG